In the Streptomyces fradiae ATCC 10745 = DSM 40063 genome, one interval contains:
- a CDS encoding SpoIIE family protein phosphatase, which translates to MVDPAADALSLPEDWPADSDLSLSLNRMGSFDWDLDNGLMHMDGTALGLFDMDPAEYDGRPETLGRRVPPAEATRLDGMVAQALKGGSSHYGAYFRVRTRAGELRWTHTQGCIQRDGTGRPHRIIGIVRDATLELAEATARREADEERRRQSSVVESTTAALAHARTVQDVIDVLIDTHGLEHLGATSVVMGLLEAGRIHLVADGPQGVYVPGTRWTRVDEEYPMSEVVRTLTPRFIESPEDFASSYPILWPHLTHLGITAAAYLPLIAQARPIGALGLLYSGKNGFTPEERDVLVALGSSIAQSLQRAMLFEQEHDLAEGLQQAMLPRRIPDIPGAQVAVRYRAARLGRDIGGDWYDVIPLPGGRVGAVIGDVQGHDTHAAAVMGQLRIVLRAYAAEGHSPATVMARASVFLRELDTDRFATCTYMEVDTATGVVQAVRAGHVDPLLRDTDGDCRRVSVRGALPLGLSAEFGALDYPVSVLELEPGQTLVLYTDGLVEQPGADLDEGMEWLTSRVRNGPADLQTLADQLCEAVGDRGGDDDVAILLLRRRHGYAPQTGGKLQQHVAQNDPEALRSARHMIRAAVRAWGAEELADEVELAADELITNALLHTDGGAVVTLRMLTGTERRLRVEVEDRSSALPRRRDPDASGVSGRGLVLVDRLADVWGVESRGGGKCVWCEFGVADGPAEGRGRRPALGAVGPAGEAGSRMWRT; encoded by the coding sequence GCCTCTTCGACATGGACCCCGCCGAGTACGACGGCCGCCCCGAGACCCTCGGGCGCCGCGTGCCGCCCGCCGAGGCCACCCGCCTCGACGGCATGGTGGCGCAGGCCCTGAAGGGCGGCAGCTCGCACTACGGCGCGTACTTCCGCGTCCGCACCCGCGCCGGGGAACTGCGCTGGACCCACACCCAGGGCTGCATCCAGCGCGACGGCACCGGCCGCCCGCACCGCATCATCGGCATCGTCCGGGACGCGACCCTGGAGCTCGCCGAGGCCACCGCCCGCCGCGAGGCGGACGAGGAGCGGCGCCGCCAGAGCAGCGTCGTGGAGTCCACCACCGCCGCGCTCGCCCACGCCCGCACCGTGCAGGACGTCATCGACGTGCTGATCGACACCCACGGGCTGGAGCACCTCGGCGCGACCAGCGTCGTCATGGGCCTGCTGGAGGCCGGCCGCATCCACCTGGTCGCCGACGGCCCGCAGGGCGTCTACGTCCCCGGCACCCGCTGGACGCGCGTGGACGAGGAGTACCCGATGAGCGAGGTCGTCCGCACCCTCACACCCCGCTTCATCGAGTCGCCCGAGGACTTCGCCTCCTCGTACCCGATCCTCTGGCCGCACCTCACGCACCTCGGCATCACCGCCGCCGCCTACCTCCCGCTCATCGCCCAGGCCCGGCCCATCGGCGCCCTGGGACTGCTCTACAGCGGCAAGAACGGCTTCACGCCCGAGGAGCGGGACGTCCTCGTCGCCCTCGGCAGCAGCATCGCCCAGAGCCTCCAGCGGGCCATGCTGTTCGAGCAGGAGCACGACCTCGCCGAGGGCCTCCAGCAGGCCATGCTCCCGCGCCGCATCCCCGACATCCCCGGCGCGCAGGTCGCCGTCCGCTACCGGGCCGCCCGCCTCGGCCGGGACATCGGCGGCGACTGGTACGACGTGATCCCGCTCCCCGGCGGCCGGGTCGGCGCCGTCATCGGCGACGTCCAGGGACACGACACGCACGCCGCCGCCGTCATGGGCCAGCTCCGCATCGTGCTGCGCGCGTACGCCGCCGAGGGCCACAGCCCCGCCACCGTCATGGCCCGCGCCTCCGTCTTCCTGCGCGAACTGGACACCGACCGCTTCGCCACCTGCACCTACATGGAGGTGGACACGGCGACCGGCGTCGTCCAGGCCGTCCGGGCGGGCCACGTCGACCCGCTGCTGCGCGACACGGACGGCGACTGCCGCCGGGTGTCCGTGCGGGGGGCGCTGCCGCTCGGGCTCTCCGCCGAGTTCGGCGCGCTCGACTACCCGGTCAGCGTCCTCGAACTGGAGCCGGGGCAGACCCTCGTCCTCTACACCGACGGCCTGGTCGAGCAGCCCGGAGCCGACCTCGACGAGGGCATGGAGTGGCTGACCTCGCGGGTGCGCAACGGCCCGGCCGACCTCCAGACCCTCGCCGACCAGCTCTGCGAGGCGGTGGGGGACCGGGGCGGCGACGACGACGTGGCGATCCTGCTGCTGCGCCGCCGCCACGGCTACGCCCCCCAGACGGGCGGCAAGCTCCAGCAGCACGTCGCGCAGAACGACCCGGAGGCGCTGCGCTCCGCCCGCCACATGATCCGTGCCGCCGTGCGGGCCTGGGGCGCGGAGGAGCTGGCCGACGAGGTCGAGCTGGCCGCCGACGAGCTGATCACCAACGCGCTGCTGCACACCGACGGCGGAGCCGTCGTCACCCTGCGGATGCTCACCGGGACCGAGCGGCGGCTGCGGGTCGAGGTCGAGGACCGCTCCAGCGCCCTGCCGCGCCGCCGCGACCCGGACGCGAGCGGTGTGTCCGGGCGGGGGCTGGTCCTCGTGGACCGGCTCGCCGACGTGTGGGGCGTCGAGTCGCGCGGCGGCGGCAAGTGCGTGTGGTGCGAGTTCGGGGTGGCGGACGGGCCGGCGGAGGGCCGCGGGAGGCGGCCGGCCCTCGGGGCGGTGGGCCCCGCGGGCGAGGCGGGCAGCCGCATGTGGCGGACCTGA
- a CDS encoding Fpg/Nei family DNA glycosylase: MPELPEVEALRAFLDDHLTGKEIARVLPVAISVLKTYDPPLSALEGATVTSVGRYGKFLDIRADGLHLLIHLARAGWLRWRDTLPSGPPRPGKGPLALRTALTGGDGFDLTEAGTAKRLAVHLVHDPAEVPGVARLGPDPLAGSFDREAFAALLAGERRQIKGALRDQSLIAGVGNAYSDEILHAARMSPFKPVRNLTEDEITALYEALRTTLAEAVARSRGVEAGRLKSEKRSGLRVHGRTGEPCPVCGDTIREVSFSDSSLQYCPTCQTGGRPLADRRLSRLLK; this comes from the coding sequence ATGCCCGAACTGCCCGAGGTGGAGGCGCTCCGCGCGTTCCTCGACGACCATCTGACCGGCAAGGAGATCGCCCGCGTCCTGCCCGTGGCGATCAGCGTCCTCAAGACCTACGACCCCCCGCTCTCCGCCCTCGAAGGGGCCACCGTCACCTCCGTGGGCCGGTACGGCAAGTTCCTCGACATCCGGGCGGACGGCCTGCACCTGCTGATCCACCTGGCGCGCGCCGGATGGCTCCGGTGGCGCGACACGCTGCCCTCCGGGCCGCCCCGCCCCGGCAAGGGCCCGCTCGCCCTGCGGACCGCGCTGACCGGCGGGGACGGCTTCGACCTCACCGAGGCGGGGACCGCCAAGCGGCTGGCCGTCCACCTCGTCCACGACCCGGCCGAGGTGCCCGGCGTCGCCCGGCTGGGGCCCGACCCGCTCGCCGGGTCCTTCGACCGGGAGGCGTTCGCCGCGCTGCTGGCGGGGGAGCGGCGGCAGATCAAGGGCGCCCTGCGGGACCAGTCCCTCATCGCGGGGGTCGGGAACGCGTACAGCGACGAGATCCTCCACGCGGCCCGCATGTCCCCCTTCAAACCCGTCCGGAACCTCACCGAGGACGAGATCACCGCCCTGTACGAGGCGCTGCGCACCACCCTCGCGGAGGCGGTCGCCCGCTCGCGCGGGGTGGAGGCGGGCAGGCTCAAGTCGGAGAAGAGGTCCGGGCTGCGCGTCCACGGCCGCACCGGCGAGCCGTGCCCGGTGTGCGGCGACACGATCCGGGAGGTGTCGTTCAGCGACTCGTCGCTCCAGTACTGCCCCACCTGCCAGACCGGCGGCAGGCCGCTGGCCGACCGCCGCCTGTCGCGCCTGCTGAAGTAG
- a CDS encoding LytR/AlgR family response regulator transcription factor, translated as MLRVLAVDDEKPALEELLYLLRADPRVRSAEGATDATEALRRIGRALEAGPDGEDAVDVVFLDIHMAGLTGLDVARLLAGFARPPLVVFVTAHEGFAVQAFDLQAVDYVLKPVRKERLAEAVRRVSDLSGPAPAVQAPAEQIAVELGGVTRFVPVDDIAYVEAQGDYARLHTEDGSHLVRIPISTLEERWAARGFVRIHRSHLVALGRIDELRLDGGATTVRVGAAELSVSRRHARHLRDLLMRHVRA; from the coding sequence ATGCTGCGCGTACTGGCCGTCGACGACGAGAAACCCGCCCTGGAGGAGCTGCTCTACCTGCTGCGCGCCGACCCGCGCGTCCGCAGCGCCGAGGGCGCCACCGACGCGACGGAGGCGCTGCGCCGCATCGGCCGCGCCCTGGAGGCGGGTCCGGACGGGGAGGACGCCGTCGACGTGGTGTTCCTCGACATCCACATGGCCGGGCTCACCGGCCTGGACGTGGCGCGCCTGCTCGCCGGGTTCGCCCGGCCCCCGCTCGTCGTGTTCGTCACCGCCCACGAGGGCTTCGCCGTGCAGGCGTTCGACCTGCAGGCGGTCGACTACGTCCTCAAGCCGGTCCGCAAGGAGCGCCTGGCGGAGGCCGTACGCAGGGTCAGCGACCTGTCCGGGCCCGCGCCGGCCGTCCAGGCGCCCGCCGAGCAGATCGCCGTGGAGCTCGGGGGAGTGACCCGCTTCGTGCCGGTGGACGACATCGCCTACGTCGAGGCGCAGGGCGACTACGCGCGGCTCCACACCGAGGACGGCAGCCACCTCGTCCGCATCCCGATCTCCACGCTGGAGGAGCGCTGGGCGGCGCGCGGCTTCGTACGGATACACCGCAGCCACCTCGTGGCCCTCGGGCGCATCGACGAACTGCGGCTGGACGGCGGCGCCACCACCGTCCGGGTGGGCGCCGCCGAGCTGTCCGTCAGCCGCCGCCACGCCCGCCACCTGCGGGACCTGCTGATGCGCCACGTCCGCGCGTAG
- a CDS encoding sodium/solute symporter, which yields MNQTYAMAAVAAVVAATVLIGSLGLRVSRTTSDFYVASRSVKPGLNAAAISGEYLSAASFLGVAGLVLLQGPAMLWYPVGYTAGYLVLLVLVAAPLRRSGAYTLSDFAEARLESPHVRRLASLLVVGIGWLYLLPQLQGAGLTLEILTGAPEWFGGLLVAAVVTAAVAAGGMRSVTFVQAFQYWLKLTALLVPALFLVAAWTADDAPRARFDAPAAFREHTSVRVDETVRLDLDAPLALTVTGTVDGAPYSGTRTTLGEGLHRVEAGTVLGFPAGARVPERAPDPDDPLGWSGALSGGGPDGQRLYATYGLILATFLGTMGLPHVAVRFYTSPDGRAARRTTLVVLGLVGAFYLLPPLYGALGRIYAPELALTGDADAAVLVLPDRLVGGTTGDLLGALVAGGAFAAFLSTASGLTMSVAGVLSQDVLPSRGVRPFRLATLLAMGVPLALSVVARNVPVADAVGLAFAVSASSFCPLLVLGIWWRRLTPPGAVAGLLAGGGAALTAVMATRAGLAPDGWPHTLMAWPAVWSVPLGFLTMAGVSLATPRRVPPHALATLARLHLPEGLLGRPRTEAADR from the coding sequence GTGAACCAGACGTACGCGATGGCGGCGGTCGCCGCCGTCGTCGCCGCGACCGTCCTCATCGGCTCGCTCGGGCTGCGCGTCTCCCGCACCACCTCCGACTTCTACGTCGCCTCGCGCTCCGTCAAGCCCGGCCTCAACGCCGCCGCCATCAGCGGCGAGTACCTGTCGGCCGCCTCCTTCCTCGGCGTCGCCGGACTGGTCCTCCTCCAGGGCCCCGCCATGCTCTGGTACCCCGTCGGCTACACCGCCGGGTACCTGGTGCTGCTCGTCCTGGTCGCCGCCCCGCTGCGCCGCTCCGGCGCGTACACGCTCTCCGACTTCGCCGAGGCCCGCCTGGAGTCGCCGCACGTGCGCCGCCTCGCCAGCCTCCTCGTCGTCGGCATCGGCTGGCTCTACCTGCTGCCCCAGCTCCAGGGCGCCGGGCTCACGCTGGAGATCCTCACCGGCGCGCCCGAGTGGTTCGGCGGCCTCCTCGTCGCGGCCGTCGTCACCGCGGCCGTCGCGGCGGGCGGCATGCGCAGCGTCACCTTCGTCCAGGCGTTCCAGTACTGGCTGAAGCTGACCGCCCTGCTCGTGCCCGCGCTCTTCCTGGTCGCCGCCTGGACCGCCGACGACGCGCCGCGCGCCCGGTTCGACGCGCCCGCCGCGTTCCGGGAGCACACGTCCGTCCGCGTCGACGAGACCGTCCGCCTCGACCTCGACGCCCCGCTGGCCCTCACCGTGACCGGCACGGTCGACGGCGCCCCGTACAGCGGGACGCGGACCACCCTCGGCGAGGGGCTGCACCGCGTCGAGGCCGGCACCGTCCTGGGCTTCCCGGCAGGCGCCCGCGTCCCCGAACGCGCCCCCGACCCGGACGACCCGCTCGGCTGGTCCGGCGCCCTGTCCGGCGGCGGCCCCGACGGGCAGCGGCTGTACGCCACCTACGGCCTCATCCTCGCCACGTTCCTCGGCACCATGGGCCTCCCGCACGTCGCCGTGCGCTTCTACACCAGCCCGGACGGGCGGGCCGCCCGCCGCACCACCCTGGTCGTCCTCGGCCTGGTCGGCGCGTTCTACCTGCTGCCGCCCCTGTACGGGGCGCTCGGCCGGATCTACGCGCCCGAGCTGGCCCTGACCGGTGACGCCGACGCGGCCGTGCTGGTCCTGCCGGACCGGCTCGTCGGCGGGACGACCGGGGACCTGCTGGGCGCGCTGGTGGCGGGCGGCGCGTTCGCCGCGTTCCTGTCGACGGCGTCCGGGCTCACCATGTCGGTCGCCGGGGTGCTCAGCCAGGACGTGCTCCCCTCGCGCGGCGTGCGCCCCTTCCGCCTGGCGACCCTCCTCGCCATGGGCGTGCCGCTCGCCCTGAGCGTCGTCGCGAGGAACGTGCCGGTCGCCGACGCCGTGGGCCTCGCCTTCGCCGTGTCCGCCTCCTCCTTCTGCCCGCTGCTCGTGCTGGGCATCTGGTGGCGGCGCCTCACCCCGCCCGGCGCGGTCGCCGGGCTGCTCGCCGGCGGGGGCGCCGCCCTCACGGCCGTGATGGCCACCCGCGCCGGACTCGCCCCCGACGGCTGGCCGCACACCCTGATGGCCTGGCCCGCCGTGTGGTCGGTGCCGCTGGGCTTCCTCACCATGGCCGGCGTCTCGCTCGCCACGCCCCGCCGCGTCCCGCCCCACGCCCTCGCGACCCTGGCCCGGCTGCACCTGCCCGAAGGGCTGCTGGGCCGCCCCCGCACCGAGGCGGCCGACCGGTGA
- a CDS encoding histidine kinase encodes MSGTLFAALAAAGALLLAAGFALGRAAARRDGRDRLDLGTPVERATFHTLHTASLAAPPLRAGLTEDTARKAARRLRPLLGTEALALTGRTAVLAWDGSGAGHHAEQVMEHVAEVVASGRGKSVRAGCADPGCPLRWAVIAPLTGEEGVAGALVAYGSHESAVLVRAATEVARWVSVQLELAELDLSRTRLIEAEIRALRAQISPHFVYNSLAAIASFTRTDPERARELLLEFADFTRYSFRRHGDFAQLADELRAIEQYLALAGARFGDRLQVTLQVAPEVLPVTLPFLCLQPLVENAVKHGLEDSRTACRITIAARDAGAEAVVTVEDDGVGMDPAVLRAVLAGQGPRSSGIGLPNVDERLRQVYGDDYGLVVETGVGAGMKVTVRVPKYRAGVHRAPA; translated from the coding sequence GTGAGCGGGACGCTGTTCGCCGCGCTCGCCGCCGCCGGGGCGCTGCTGCTCGCCGCCGGGTTCGCGCTCGGCCGCGCCGCCGCCCGGCGGGACGGCCGCGACCGGCTGGACCTCGGCACGCCCGTCGAGCGCGCCACCTTCCACACCCTGCACACCGCGTCCCTCGCCGCCCCGCCGCTGCGGGCCGGGCTCACCGAGGACACCGCCCGCAAGGCCGCGCGCCGGCTGCGTCCCCTCCTCGGCACCGAGGCGCTCGCGCTCACCGGCCGCACGGCCGTCCTCGCCTGGGACGGGAGCGGCGCCGGCCATCACGCCGAGCAGGTCATGGAGCACGTCGCCGAGGTCGTGGCGAGTGGCCGGGGCAAGAGCGTACGGGCCGGGTGCGCCGACCCGGGCTGCCCGCTGCGGTGGGCCGTGATCGCCCCGCTGACCGGCGAGGAGGGCGTCGCCGGCGCGCTCGTCGCGTACGGCTCCCACGAGTCCGCCGTCCTCGTGCGCGCCGCCACCGAGGTGGCCCGCTGGGTCTCCGTCCAGCTCGAACTGGCCGAGCTGGACCTGTCCCGCACCCGCCTGATCGAGGCGGAGATCCGCGCTCTGCGCGCCCAGATCTCCCCGCACTTCGTCTACAACTCGCTGGCCGCCATCGCCTCGTTCACGCGCACCGACCCGGAGCGGGCGCGGGAACTGCTGCTGGAGTTCGCCGACTTCACCCGGTACTCCTTCCGCCGCCACGGCGACTTCGCGCAGCTCGCCGACGAACTGCGCGCCATCGAGCAGTACCTCGCGCTCGCCGGGGCCCGCTTCGGCGACCGGCTCCAGGTCACGCTCCAGGTCGCGCCGGAGGTGCTGCCGGTGACGCTGCCGTTCCTCTGCCTCCAGCCGCTGGTGGAGAACGCCGTCAAGCACGGGCTGGAGGACTCCCGCACGGCGTGCCGCATCACCATCGCCGCGCGGGACGCGGGCGCCGAGGCCGTCGTGACCGTCGAGGACGACGGCGTCGGCATGGACCCGGCCGTGCTGCGCGCCGTCCTGGCGGGCCAGGGCCCCCGGTCGTCGGGCATCGGCCTGCCCAACGTCGACGAGCGGCTGCGCCAGGTGTACGGCGACGACTACGGCCTCGTGGTGGAGACGGGGGTCGGCGCGGGCATGAAGGTCACCGTCCGCGTCCCCAAGTACCGGGCGGGCGTCCACCGGGCCCCGGCGTAG
- a CDS encoding carboxylate-amine ligase encodes MVEAAPARGVTLGVEEEFLLVGADDGAPAGGGRDVVDADRALGGPGGGPGLQRELLATMVETATGVCTDLAGVRAELAAARARLERAARKAGLRPLASGTAPMAAPARAVTPTRHYRQMARLYGRLADETETCGCHVHVGVPDRESAVAVLNHLRPWLPVLLALSANSPYHQGADTGHASWRVLVLSRWPTHQIPPRFASAAQYDRTVAALRRTGVLPAGARNAYWFARPSHHLPTVEVRIADVAPGVDGAVLQAGLTRALVTTALDAATRGRPAPRLPDHAAAAALWTAARYGVGGPALHPLTGERVPAAEAVRALLDRVRPALEASGDAAEVRELAEAVLARGTGADAQRRAGARATPGPGGRPPGTWGRGR; translated from the coding sequence ATGGTCGAGGCGGCCCCGGCCCGCGGGGTGACCCTCGGCGTCGAGGAGGAGTTCCTGCTCGTCGGCGCGGACGACGGGGCCCCGGCGGGCGGCGGGCGCGACGTCGTGGACGCCGACCGGGCGCTGGGCGGCCCGGGCGGCGGGCCCGGCCTCCAGCGGGAGCTGCTGGCCACGATGGTGGAGACGGCGACCGGCGTGTGCACCGACCTGGCGGGGGTGCGCGCCGAACTGGCCGCCGCCCGCGCCCGCCTGGAGCGCGCCGCCCGCAAGGCCGGGCTGCGCCCGCTCGCCAGCGGCACGGCCCCGATGGCCGCCCCGGCCCGCGCGGTCACCCCGACCCGGCACTACCGGCAGATGGCCCGGCTGTACGGGCGGCTCGCCGACGAGACGGAGACCTGCGGCTGCCACGTCCACGTCGGGGTGCCCGACCGGGAGTCGGCCGTGGCCGTCCTCAACCACCTGCGCCCCTGGCTCCCGGTCCTGCTGGCGCTCTCCGCCAACTCCCCCTACCACCAGGGGGCCGACACCGGGCACGCGAGCTGGCGGGTCCTCGTGCTGTCCCGCTGGCCCACCCACCAGATACCGCCCCGCTTCGCGTCGGCCGCGCAGTACGACCGGACGGTGGCCGCCCTGCGCCGTACCGGCGTCCTGCCGGCCGGAGCGCGGAACGCGTACTGGTTCGCCCGCCCCTCCCACCATCTGCCCACCGTCGAGGTGCGGATCGCGGACGTCGCGCCCGGCGTCGACGGGGCCGTCCTCCAGGCCGGGCTGACCCGCGCCCTGGTGACCACGGCGCTCGACGCGGCCACACGGGGCCGCCCGGCGCCCCGGCTGCCCGACCACGCGGCCGCCGCCGCCCTGTGGACGGCGGCCCGGTACGGGGTGGGCGGCCCCGCCCTGCACCCGCTGACCGGTGAACGGGTCCCCGCGGCCGAGGCGGTACGGGCCCTCCTCGACCGCGTGCGCCCCGCTCTGGAGGCGAGCGGCGACGCGGCGGAGGTGCGGGAGCTGGCGGAGGCGGTGCTGGCCCGCGGCACGGGCGCCGACGCGCAGCGCCGGGCGGGCGCGCGGGCTACGCCGGGGCCCGGTGGACGCCCGCCCGGTACTTGGGGACGCGGACGGTGA
- a CDS encoding sigma-70 family RNA polymerase sigma factor, translating into MTTATTTTATTDERTLEELHREHGPALLSFLLGLTYGDRQRAEDLLQETLVRAWQHPEAFEAPYTSMRPWLFTVGRRLAIDARRSRMARPAEIGDGVLSTTPDPADATESAVAALDVRAAVAGLSEAHRAVLERIYFDGLTVSEAAEELGIPAGTVKSRSYYALRALGRCLPGYSRTRPAGGRGRAARAGRRPG; encoded by the coding sequence ATGACGACGGCCACGACGACCACGGCGACCACCGACGAGCGGACCCTGGAGGAGCTGCACCGGGAACACGGACCGGCGCTGCTGAGCTTTCTCCTCGGGCTCACCTACGGCGACCGGCAGCGCGCCGAGGACCTGCTCCAGGAGACCCTGGTGCGGGCCTGGCAGCACCCGGAGGCGTTCGAGGCGCCGTACACGTCGATGCGCCCCTGGCTGTTCACGGTCGGCCGGCGGCTGGCCATCGACGCGCGGCGCTCCCGGATGGCGCGCCCCGCCGAGATCGGCGACGGCGTCCTCTCCACCACCCCCGACCCGGCCGACGCCACGGAGTCGGCCGTCGCCGCGCTCGACGTGCGGGCGGCGGTGGCCGGGCTCAGCGAGGCGCACCGGGCCGTGCTGGAGCGGATCTACTTCGACGGGCTGACCGTCAGCGAGGCGGCGGAGGAACTCGGCATACCGGCCGGGACGGTCAAGTCGCGCTCGTACTACGCGCTGCGCGCCCTCGGCCGGTGCCTGCCCGGGTACAGCCGGACGCGCCCGGCCGGCGGCAGGGGCCGTGCGGCACGCGCGGGGCGGCGCCCCGGCTGA
- a CDS encoding CapA family protein: MPHRSPHPRPCRALWPAPRSAPRPGRRPVLRSASRRAALATAALLGATAACTGAPAPAPSAPATSSAPPAAHSGVGRAAPAPRPFTLAATGDVLPHDSVIRAAQADAGGSGHDFRPMLAGVAPVISGADLAICHMETVYGEDGGPFTGYPSFKSPPQVADALRATGYDSCSTASNHTLDAGADGISRTLGHLDRVGIKHAGSARSAEEAATPTVLRAGGARVAHLAYTYGTNGIPVPADRPWAVNLIDESRVLSDARAAREAGADVVVVSLHWGTEWQTAPDRQQLELGEALTASTTGGRPDIDLILGTHAHVPQAYEKVNGTWIVYGMGDQIAGAMINHSGVHDPRGNEGTIARFTFTPPRVPGGRWEVTRAEFVPQWYDTAANRVVDLNAAVASGDTALAAVRERITGVALSRGAAAQGLVRAAP; encoded by the coding sequence ATGCCCCATCGCAGCCCCCACCCGAGACCGTGCCGCGCACTGTGGCCCGCACCCCGGTCCGCGCCGAGGCCCGGGCGCCGGCCGGTGCTCCGGTCCGCGTCCCGCCGGGCCGCGCTCGCCACCGCCGCCCTGCTCGGCGCCACCGCCGCCTGCACCGGCGCCCCCGCGCCCGCCCCGTCCGCCCCCGCCACCTCGTCGGCCCCGCCCGCCGCCCACTCCGGCGTCGGACGCGCCGCCCCCGCGCCGAGGCCCTTCACGCTCGCCGCCACCGGAGACGTCCTCCCGCACGACTCGGTGATCCGCGCCGCCCAGGCCGACGCCGGAGGCTCGGGACACGACTTCCGGCCCATGCTCGCCGGTGTCGCTCCCGTCATCTCCGGCGCCGACCTGGCCATCTGCCACATGGAGACCGTGTACGGGGAGGACGGCGGCCCCTTCACCGGCTACCCGTCCTTCAAGTCCCCGCCGCAGGTCGCCGACGCCCTGCGCGCGACCGGCTACGACTCCTGCTCGACCGCCTCCAACCACACCCTCGACGCGGGCGCCGACGGCATCAGCCGCACCCTCGGCCACCTCGACCGCGTCGGCATCAAGCACGCCGGCTCCGCCCGCAGCGCCGAGGAGGCCGCCACCCCGACCGTGCTGCGGGCGGGCGGGGCCCGCGTCGCCCACCTCGCCTACACCTACGGCACCAACGGCATCCCCGTCCCCGCGGACCGCCCCTGGGCCGTCAACCTCATCGACGAGAGCCGCGTCCTCAGCGACGCGCGGGCCGCCCGCGAGGCCGGCGCCGACGTGGTCGTCGTCAGCCTCCACTGGGGCACCGAGTGGCAGACCGCCCCCGACCGGCAGCAGCTCGAACTCGGTGAGGCCCTCACCGCCTCCACCACCGGGGGCCGCCCCGACATCGACCTCATCCTCGGCACCCACGCCCACGTCCCGCAGGCGTACGAGAAGGTCAACGGCACGTGGATCGTCTACGGCATGGGCGACCAGATCGCCGGAGCCATGATCAACCACTCCGGAGTCCACGACCCGCGCGGCAACGAGGGCACCATCGCCCGCTTCACCTTCACCCCGCCCCGCGTCCCCGGAGGCCGCTGGGAGGTCACCCGGGCCGAGTTCGTCCCGCAGTGGTACGACACGGCGGCCAACCGCGTCGTCGACCTCAACGCCGCCGTCGCCTCCGGCGACACCGCCCTCGCCGCCGTGCGGGAGCGCATCACCGGTGTCGCCCTCAGCCGCGGCGCCGCCGCCCAGGGCCTGGTCCGCGCCGCCCCGTAG
- a CDS encoding polysaccharide deacetylase family protein: MKKDQMPTGRRMVLRIAAALGATTTVGLFGLGREGAPGTGTTAAPARPSPPGTSPPGTRAPTAPTAPAPAGGPAVGPAAGSANRPMAPSPYRLQPMTSHTPPRLQGARALPPVRQRPFLRVAGAGNTMVLTFDDGPDPRYTPAILGTLRRYGVRAMFFVCGEMAVHHPDLLREMADDGHVVGNHSWSHPLIPKLKPSRIRHELGATSEVIERSLGSAPLWYRAPYGAWNRHSFEIGAELGMEPLAWTVDTLDWKEPGTATIVGRVLDGAAPGVIVLSHDAGGDRSQSVRALRTYLPRLIDEGYHLTVPRR; the protein is encoded by the coding sequence ATGAAAAAGGACCAGATGCCTACCGGGCGGCGGATGGTGCTGCGCATCGCCGCCGCGCTCGGGGCCACCACCACCGTCGGCCTGTTCGGCCTCGGCCGGGAGGGCGCGCCCGGCACGGGCACCACGGCGGCGCCCGCGCGCCCGTCCCCGCCCGGCACCTCCCCGCCCGGCACCCGCGCGCCCACGGCGCCCACCGCGCCCGCACCGGCCGGCGGCCCCGCGGTGGGCCCGGCCGCCGGGTCGGCGAACCGCCCGATGGCCCCCTCCCCGTACCGGCTCCAGCCCATGACCTCCCACACCCCGCCCCGCCTCCAAGGCGCCCGCGCCCTGCCGCCCGTGCGGCAGCGGCCGTTCCTGCGGGTCGCCGGCGCGGGCAACACGATGGTCCTCACCTTCGACGACGGGCCGGACCCCCGCTACACCCCGGCCATCCTCGGCACCCTGCGCCGGTACGGGGTGCGCGCCATGTTCTTCGTCTGCGGCGAGATGGCCGTCCACCACCCGGACCTGCTGCGGGAGATGGCCGACGACGGGCACGTCGTGGGCAACCACTCCTGGTCCCATCCGCTCATCCCGAAGCTGAAGCCCTCCCGCATCCGCCACGAGCTCGGCGCGACCAGCGAGGTGATCGAGCGGTCGCTCGGCTCCGCCCCCCTCTGGTACCGCGCCCCCTACGGCGCCTGGAACCGGCACTCCTTCGAGATCGGCGCCGAACTGGGCATGGAACCGCTCGCCTGGACCGTCGACACCCTCGACTGGAAGGAGCCGGGCACCGCGACCATCGTCGGCCGCGTCCTGGACGGCGCCGCGCCCGGCGTCATCGTGCTCTCCCACGACGCGGGCGGCGACCGCTCGCAGAGCGTGCGCGCCCTGCGCACCTACCTGCCGCGCCTGATCGACGAGGGGTACCACCTCACCGTGCCGCGCCGCTGA